The following coding sequences lie in one Spinacia oleracea cultivar Varoflay chromosome 1, BTI_SOV_V1, whole genome shotgun sequence genomic window:
- the LOC110804038 gene encoding cytochrome P450 84A1: MDNYFLVSISLFIAPMLLLGIIARLGRKSYPPGPMGLPVIGNMMMMDQLTHRGLAKLAQRYGGLFHLKMGFVHMMVVSSPEEARQVLQVHDNIFSNRPATIAISYLTYDRADMAFAHYGPFWRQMRKLCVMRLFSRKRAESWQSVRDEVDYIVQALTDRAGCTVNVGEHVFNLTKNIIYRAAFGSSSSEGQDEFISILQEFSKLFGAFNIADFIPFFSWVDPNGLNDRLVNARSALDGFIDRIIDDHINQKKAINGQHVIKEEDMVDDLLNFYSEEAKVNESEDLQNAIKLTKDNIKAIIMDVMFGGTETVASAIEWTMTELVRSPTDMKRVQQELADVVGLTKRVEESDLDKLPFFRCCIKETLRMHPPIPLLLHETAEDAIVGGYYIPKQSRIMINAWAIGRDPNSWSDPEMFKPGRFLKEGVPDFKGGNFEFIPFGSGRRSCPGMVLGLYALEMCVANLLHSFTWELPDGMKPSEVSTDDIFGLTAPRASRLVAVPSPRLLCTYT, translated from the exons atgGATAACTATTTCCTAGTTTCTATATCATTGTTCATAGCACCCATGTTGTTACTAGGCATCATCGCAAGACTAGGGCGAAAATCGTACCCGCCGGGCCCAATGGGCCTTCCCGTCATCGGCAACATGATGATGATGGACCAGCTCACCCACCGCGGGCTAGCCAAGCTAGCCCAACGTTACGGTGGGCTGTTCCATCTCAAGATGGGCTTCGTTCACATGATGGTGGTCTCTAGTCCGGAGGAGGCCCGACAAGTCCTCCAAGTCCATGACAACATCTTCTCCAACCGGCCCGCCACTATTGCTATTAGTTACCTTACGTACGACCGGGCCGACATGGCTTTCGCTCACTACGGACCCTTCTGGCGCCAGATGCGCAAGCTATGTGTCATGCGTCTCTTTAGCCGTAAACGGGCTGAGTCGTGGCAGTCTGTCCGTGACGAGGTGGACTACATTGTCCAGGCCCTCACAGACCGGGCTGGGTGTACGGTTAACGTAGGAGAACACGTGTTTAACCTTACAAAGAATATAATATATCGGGCCGCCTTCGGGTCTAGCTCCTCGGAGGGGCAGGATGAGTTCATTTCCATTCTTCAAGAGTTTTCCAAGCTCTTTGGGGCTTTTAATATTGCGGATTTTATCCCATTCTTcagttgggtcgacccgaatgGGCTCAACGATAGGCTCGTTAACGCCCGGAGCGCGTTGGACGGGTTCATCGATCGGATTATCGATGATCATATCAACCAAAAGAAGGCTATAAATGGACAACATGTAATAAAAGAAGAAGATATGGTGGATGATTTGTTGAACTTTTATAGTGAGGAAGCCAAAGTTAACGAGTCGGAAGATTTGCAAAACGCCATCAAGCTTACTAAGGATAACATCAAAGCCATCATCATG GATGTGATGTTTGGTGGGACTGAGACGGTAGCATCGGCGATAGAATGGACAATGACAGAATTAGTGCGGAGCCCCACTGACATGAAACGGGTCCAACAAGAACTAGCTGATGTTGTTGGATTAACAAAACGGGTAGAAGAATCGGATCTTGATAAGCTCCCATTTTTCCGTTGCTGTATTAAAGAGACCCTTCGCATGCACCCACCAATCCCTCTTTTACTCCACGAGACTGCCGAGGATGCTATTGTTGGAGGATACTATATTCCTAAACAATCTCGAATTATGATCAATGCATGGGCTATTGGACGAGACCCGAACTCGTGGTCGGATCCGGAGATGTTTAAACCCGGAAGGTTCCTTAAAGAGGGAGTGCCCGATTTTAAAGGGGGTAATTTTGAGTTTATACCGTTCGGGTCGGGTAGGAGGTCTTGCCCGGGAATGGTGCTTGGGTTGTACGCGCTTGAAATGTGTGTCGCGAACTTGCTCCACTCGTTTACTTGGGAGTTGCCTGACGGAATGAAGCCTAGTGAAGTGAG